The Orcinus orca chromosome 16, mOrcOrc1.1, whole genome shotgun sequence genome includes a window with the following:
- the SPEF1 gene encoding sperm flagellar protein 1 isoform X1: protein MAKECSSFGVCWNFCLWLITDLAFLPHLHIILTPFHIFTSPLGPTALKTLILPSHPFFLPPPSSLPISTTSMSAPTPSPSVLVAEVIKFYFPKMVEMHNYVPANSLQQKLSNWGHLNRKVLNKLSFSVPDDVMHKIAQCTPGVVELVLIPLRQCLEEQQRRRKQGTSSLQELAPQDGTDYIDVGLSQKARGEGAPDPQGGGQLRVGRLPVPQPLGYSQALQGDRSFVLQIAEKEQELLALQETVQVLQMKVRRLEHLLQLKNVRIEDLSWQLQQAERKQRRMDCFPEPRSHMQRPGMHLKAVPDTRGGSALVLPVLGLGGWSPSSVRTPRTRSPPSSDDSSVSIQASPLCPGPKGKLPQTPEGLPRPSWALTWDPAGGWKVQQLKG, encoded by the exons ATGGCAAAGGAGTGCAGCTCCTTTGGGGTGTGCTGGAATTTTTGTCTCTGGCTGATCACTGATCTTGCTTTCTTACCTCACCTCCATATCATCCTTACCCCTTTCCACATCTTCACCTCTCCGCTTGGCCCCACCGCTCTGAAAACCCTGATTCTCCCATCCCACccattctttctccctcccccttcttccttaCCCATCTCTACAACTTCCATGTCtgctcccaccccctctccctcagTCCTGGTCGCAGAGGTCATCAAGTTTTACTTCCCCAAGATGGTGGAGATGCACAATTATGTTCCTGCTAACTCTCTCCAGCAGAAGCTGAGCAACTGGGGTCACCTGAACAG GAAGGTGCTGAACAAATTGAGCTTCTCTGTACCAGATGACGTGATGCACAAGATTGCACAGTGTACCCCAGGCGTGGTGGAGCTGGTGCTCATTCCACTGAGGCAGTGCCTGGAGGAGCAGCAGAGGCGCAGGAAGCAGGGCACCAGCTCCTTACAG GAGCTGGCTCCCCAGGATGGCACTGACTACATAGATGTGG GTTTGTCCCAGAAGGCCCGAGGGGAAGGTGCTCCAGACCCCCAGGGAGGGGGGCAGCTCAG GGTGGGCCGGCTGCCTGTGCCCCAGCCTCTGGGGTATAGCCAGGCGCTGCAGGGCGACCGAAGCTTCGTCCTCCAGATTGCTGAAAAGGAGCAGGAGCTGTTGGCCTTGCAGGAGACTGTGCAG GTCCTGCAGATGAAGGTGAGACGCTTGGAGCACCTGCTCCAGCTCAAGAACGTGCGCATCGAAGACCTCTCCTGGCAGCTCCAGCAGGCGGAGCGTAAGCAGCG GAGAATGGACTGCTTTCCAGAACCTAGAAGCCACATGCAGAGACCTGGCATGCACCTCAAAGCAGTGCCTGACACCAGAGGGGGTTCTGCCTTGGTGCTCCCTGTGCTGGGCCTTGGGGGGTGGTCCCCCAGCTCGGTCCGCACCCCTAGAACCCGGTCCCCGCCCAGCTCTGATGACAGCAGCGTCTCCATCCAGGCTAGTCCTCTGTGCCCTGGGCCAAAGGGGAAGCTGCCCCAGACACCTGAGGGGCTTCCTCGCCCCTCCTGGGCACTCACCTGGGACCcagctggaggctggaaagtgcaACAGCTGAAGGGGTGA
- the SPEF1 gene encoding sperm flagellar protein 1 isoform X2, with protein MAGSVDEEALHQLYLWVDNIPLSRPKRNLSRDFSDGVLVAEVIKFYFPKMVEMHNYVPANSLQQKLSNWGHLNRKVLNKLSFSVPDDVMHKIAQCTPGVVELVLIPLRQCLEEQQRRRKQGTSSLQELAPQDGTDYIDVGLSQKARGEGAPDPQGGGQLRVGRLPVPQPLGYSQALQGDRSFVLQIAEKEQELLALQETVQVLQMKVRRLEHLLQLKNVRIEDLSWQLQQAERKQRRMDCFPEPRSHMQRPGMHLKAVPDTRGGSALVLPVLGLGGWSPSSVRTPRTRSPPSSDDSSVSIQASPLCPGPKGKLPQTPEGLPRPSWALTWDPAGGWKVQQLKG; from the exons ATGGCGGGCAGCGTGGACGAGGAAGCGCTGCACCAACTGTACCTGTGGGTAGACAACATCCCTCTGTCCCGGCCCAAGCGAAATCTCTCCCGGGACTTCAGTGACGGAG TCCTGGTCGCAGAGGTCATCAAGTTTTACTTCCCCAAGATGGTGGAGATGCACAATTATGTTCCTGCTAACTCTCTCCAGCAGAAGCTGAGCAACTGGGGTCACCTGAACAG GAAGGTGCTGAACAAATTGAGCTTCTCTGTACCAGATGACGTGATGCACAAGATTGCACAGTGTACCCCAGGCGTGGTGGAGCTGGTGCTCATTCCACTGAGGCAGTGCCTGGAGGAGCAGCAGAGGCGCAGGAAGCAGGGCACCAGCTCCTTACAG GAGCTGGCTCCCCAGGATGGCACTGACTACATAGATGTGG GTTTGTCCCAGAAGGCCCGAGGGGAAGGTGCTCCAGACCCCCAGGGAGGGGGGCAGCTCAG GGTGGGCCGGCTGCCTGTGCCCCAGCCTCTGGGGTATAGCCAGGCGCTGCAGGGCGACCGAAGCTTCGTCCTCCAGATTGCTGAAAAGGAGCAGGAGCTGTTGGCCTTGCAGGAGACTGTGCAG GTCCTGCAGATGAAGGTGAGACGCTTGGAGCACCTGCTCCAGCTCAAGAACGTGCGCATCGAAGACCTCTCCTGGCAGCTCCAGCAGGCGGAGCGTAAGCAGCG GAGAATGGACTGCTTTCCAGAACCTAGAAGCCACATGCAGAGACCTGGCATGCACCTCAAAGCAGTGCCTGACACCAGAGGGGGTTCTGCCTTGGTGCTCCCTGTGCTGGGCCTTGGGGGGTGGTCCCCCAGCTCGGTCCGCACCCCTAGAACCCGGTCCCCGCCCAGCTCTGATGACAGCAGCGTCTCCATCCAGGCTAGTCCTCTGTGCCCTGGGCCAAAGGGGAAGCTGCCCCAGACACCTGAGGGGCTTCCTCGCCCCTCCTGGGCACTCACCTGGGACCcagctggaggctggaaagtgcaACAGCTGAAGGGGTGA
- the SPEF1 gene encoding sperm flagellar protein 1 isoform X4, producing MHKIAQCTPGVVELVLIPLRQCLEEQQRRRKQGTSSLQELAPQDGTDYIDVGLSQKARGEGAPDPQGGGQLRVGRLPVPQPLGYSQALQGDRSFVLQIAEKEQELLALQETVQVLQMKVRRLEHLLQLKNVRIEDLSWQLQQAERKQRRMDCFPEPRSHMQRPGMHLKAVPDTRGGSALVLPVLGLGGWSPSSVRTPRTRSPPSSDDSSVSIQASPLCPGPKGKLPQTPEGLPRPSWALTWDPAGGWKVQQLKG from the exons ATGCACAAGATTGCACAGTGTACCCCAGGCGTGGTGGAGCTGGTGCTCATTCCACTGAGGCAGTGCCTGGAGGAGCAGCAGAGGCGCAGGAAGCAGGGCACCAGCTCCTTACAG GAGCTGGCTCCCCAGGATGGCACTGACTACATAGATGTGG GTTTGTCCCAGAAGGCCCGAGGGGAAGGTGCTCCAGACCCCCAGGGAGGGGGGCAGCTCAG GGTGGGCCGGCTGCCTGTGCCCCAGCCTCTGGGGTATAGCCAGGCGCTGCAGGGCGACCGAAGCTTCGTCCTCCAGATTGCTGAAAAGGAGCAGGAGCTGTTGGCCTTGCAGGAGACTGTGCAG GTCCTGCAGATGAAGGTGAGACGCTTGGAGCACCTGCTCCAGCTCAAGAACGTGCGCATCGAAGACCTCTCCTGGCAGCTCCAGCAGGCGGAGCGTAAGCAGCG GAGAATGGACTGCTTTCCAGAACCTAGAAGCCACATGCAGAGACCTGGCATGCACCTCAAAGCAGTGCCTGACACCAGAGGGGGTTCTGCCTTGGTGCTCCCTGTGCTGGGCCTTGGGGGGTGGTCCCCCAGCTCGGTCCGCACCCCTAGAACCCGGTCCCCGCCCAGCTCTGATGACAGCAGCGTCTCCATCCAGGCTAGTCCTCTGTGCCCTGGGCCAAAGGGGAAGCTGCCCCAGACACCTGAGGGGCTTCCTCGCCCCTCCTGGGCACTCACCTGGGACCcagctggaggctggaaagtgcaACAGCTGAAGGGGTGA
- the SPEF1 gene encoding sperm flagellar protein 1 isoform X3, giving the protein MWVKWPLLDVGKVAFTFLPSQEELSSRPSFLWGKGCGCGEVEDRKTGLHQDYSYTCLVSGLSQKARGEGAPDPQGGGQLRVGRLPVPQPLGYSQALQGDRSFVLQIAEKEQELLALQETVQVLQMKVRRLEHLLQLKNVRIEDLSWQLQQAERKQRRMDCFPEPRSHMQRPGMHLKAVPDTRGGSALVLPVLGLGGWSPSSVRTPRTRSPPSSDDSSVSIQASPLCPGPKGKLPQTPEGLPRPSWALTWDPAGGWKVQQLKG; this is encoded by the exons ATGTGGGTAAAGTGGCCTTTACTAGATGTGGGTAAAGTGGCCTTTACTTTTCTTCCCTCCCAGGAGGAACTTTCCTCCCGTCCTTCCTTCCTGTGGGGGAAGGGGTGCGGGTGTGGGGAGGTGGAAGACAGGAAAACAGGGCTCCATCAGGATTACTCCTACACTTGCCTTGTCTCAGGTTTGTCCCAGAAGGCCCGAGGGGAAGGTGCTCCAGACCCCCAGGGAGGGGGGCAGCTCAG GGTGGGCCGGCTGCCTGTGCCCCAGCCTCTGGGGTATAGCCAGGCGCTGCAGGGCGACCGAAGCTTCGTCCTCCAGATTGCTGAAAAGGAGCAGGAGCTGTTGGCCTTGCAGGAGACTGTGCAG GTCCTGCAGATGAAGGTGAGACGCTTGGAGCACCTGCTCCAGCTCAAGAACGTGCGCATCGAAGACCTCTCCTGGCAGCTCCAGCAGGCGGAGCGTAAGCAGCG GAGAATGGACTGCTTTCCAGAACCTAGAAGCCACATGCAGAGACCTGGCATGCACCTCAAAGCAGTGCCTGACACCAGAGGGGGTTCTGCCTTGGTGCTCCCTGTGCTGGGCCTTGGGGGGTGGTCCCCCAGCTCGGTCCGCACCCCTAGAACCCGGTCCCCGCCCAGCTCTGATGACAGCAGCGTCTCCATCCAGGCTAGTCCTCTGTGCCCTGGGCCAAAGGGGAAGCTGCCCCAGACACCTGAGGGGCTTCCTCGCCCCTCCTGGGCACTCACCTGGGACCcagctggaggctggaaagtgcaACAGCTGAAGGGGTGA
- the SPEF1 gene encoding sperm flagellar protein 1 isoform X5, whose amino-acid sequence MAGSVDEEALHQLYLWVDNIPLSRPKRNLSRDFSDGVLVAEVIKFYFPKMVEMHNYVPANSLQQKLSNWGHLNRKVLNKLSFSVPDDVMHKIAQCTPGVVELVLIPLRQCLEEQQRRRKQGTSSLQELAPQDGTDYIDVGLSQKARGEGAPDPQGGGQLRVGRLPVPQPLGYSQALQGDRSFVLQIAEKEQELLALQETVQVLQMKVRRLEHLLQLKNVRIEDLSWQLQQAERKQR is encoded by the exons ATGGCGGGCAGCGTGGACGAGGAAGCGCTGCACCAACTGTACCTGTGGGTAGACAACATCCCTCTGTCCCGGCCCAAGCGAAATCTCTCCCGGGACTTCAGTGACGGAG TCCTGGTCGCAGAGGTCATCAAGTTTTACTTCCCCAAGATGGTGGAGATGCACAATTATGTTCCTGCTAACTCTCTCCAGCAGAAGCTGAGCAACTGGGGTCACCTGAACAG GAAGGTGCTGAACAAATTGAGCTTCTCTGTACCAGATGACGTGATGCACAAGATTGCACAGTGTACCCCAGGCGTGGTGGAGCTGGTGCTCATTCCACTGAGGCAGTGCCTGGAGGAGCAGCAGAGGCGCAGGAAGCAGGGCACCAGCTCCTTACAG GAGCTGGCTCCCCAGGATGGCACTGACTACATAGATGTGG GTTTGTCCCAGAAGGCCCGAGGGGAAGGTGCTCCAGACCCCCAGGGAGGGGGGCAGCTCAG GGTGGGCCGGCTGCCTGTGCCCCAGCCTCTGGGGTATAGCCAGGCGCTGCAGGGCGACCGAAGCTTCGTCCTCCAGATTGCTGAAAAGGAGCAGGAGCTGTTGGCCTTGCAGGAGACTGTGCAG GTCCTGCAGATGAAGGTGAGACGCTTGGAGCACCTGCTCCAGCTCAAGAACGTGCGCATCGAAGACCTCTCCTGGCAGCTCCAGCAGGCGGAGCGTAAGCAGCGGTGA
- the SPEF1 gene encoding sperm flagellar protein 1 isoform X6 produces the protein MAKECSSFGVCWNFCLWLITDLAFLPHLHIILTPFHIFTSPLGPTALKTLILPSHPFFLPPPSSLPISTTSMSAPTPSPSVLVAEVIKFYFPKMVEMHNYVPANSLQQKLSNWGHLNRKVLNKLSFSVPDDVMHKIAQCTPGVVELVLIPLRQCLEEQQRRRKQGTSSLQELAPQDGTDYIDVCPRRPEGKVLQTPREGGSSGKETGSS, from the exons ATGGCAAAGGAGTGCAGCTCCTTTGGGGTGTGCTGGAATTTTTGTCTCTGGCTGATCACTGATCTTGCTTTCTTACCTCACCTCCATATCATCCTTACCCCTTTCCACATCTTCACCTCTCCGCTTGGCCCCACCGCTCTGAAAACCCTGATTCTCCCATCCCACccattctttctccctcccccttcttccttaCCCATCTCTACAACTTCCATGTCtgctcccaccccctctccctcagTCCTGGTCGCAGAGGTCATCAAGTTTTACTTCCCCAAGATGGTGGAGATGCACAATTATGTTCCTGCTAACTCTCTCCAGCAGAAGCTGAGCAACTGGGGTCACCTGAACAG GAAGGTGCTGAACAAATTGAGCTTCTCTGTACCAGATGACGTGATGCACAAGATTGCACAGTGTACCCCAGGCGTGGTGGAGCTGGTGCTCATTCCACTGAGGCAGTGCCTGGAGGAGCAGCAGAGGCGCAGGAAGCAGGGCACCAGCTCCTTACAG GAGCTGGCTCCCCAGGATGGCACTGACTACATAGAT GTTTGTCCCAGAAGGCCCGAGGGGAAGGTGCTCCAGACCCCCAGGGAGGGGGGCAGCTCAGGTAAGGAAACTGGGAGCTCCTGA
- the SPEF1 gene encoding sperm flagellar protein 1 isoform X8 yields MAKECSSFGVCWNFCLWLITDLAFLPHLHIILTPFHIFTSPLGPTALKTLILPSHPFFLPPPSSLPISTTSMSAPTPSPSVLVAEVIKFYFPKMVEMHNYVPANSLQQKLSNWGHLNRKVLNKLSFSVPDDVMHKIAQCTPGVVELVLIPLRQCLEEQQRRRKQGTSSLQVCPRRPEGKVLQTPREGGSSGKETGSS; encoded by the exons ATGGCAAAGGAGTGCAGCTCCTTTGGGGTGTGCTGGAATTTTTGTCTCTGGCTGATCACTGATCTTGCTTTCTTACCTCACCTCCATATCATCCTTACCCCTTTCCACATCTTCACCTCTCCGCTTGGCCCCACCGCTCTGAAAACCCTGATTCTCCCATCCCACccattctttctccctcccccttcttccttaCCCATCTCTACAACTTCCATGTCtgctcccaccccctctccctcagTCCTGGTCGCAGAGGTCATCAAGTTTTACTTCCCCAAGATGGTGGAGATGCACAATTATGTTCCTGCTAACTCTCTCCAGCAGAAGCTGAGCAACTGGGGTCACCTGAACAG GAAGGTGCTGAACAAATTGAGCTTCTCTGTACCAGATGACGTGATGCACAAGATTGCACAGTGTACCCCAGGCGTGGTGGAGCTGGTGCTCATTCCACTGAGGCAGTGCCTGGAGGAGCAGCAGAGGCGCAGGAAGCAGGGCACCAGCTCCTTACAG GTTTGTCCCAGAAGGCCCGAGGGGAAGGTGCTCCAGACCCCCAGGGAGGGGGGCAGCTCAGGTAAGGAAACTGGGAGCTCCTGA
- the SPEF1 gene encoding sperm flagellar protein 1 isoform X7 — protein MAKECSSFGVCWNFCLWLITDLAFLPHLHIILTPFHIFTSPLGPTALKTLILPSHPFFLPPPSSLPISTTSMSAPTPSPSVLVAEVIKFYFPKMVEMHNYVPANSLQQKLSNWGHLNRKVLNKLSFSVPDDVMHKIAQCTPGVVELVLIPLRQCLEEQQRRRKQGTSSLQELAPQDGTDYIDVGLSQKARGEGAPDPQGGGQLR, from the exons ATGGCAAAGGAGTGCAGCTCCTTTGGGGTGTGCTGGAATTTTTGTCTCTGGCTGATCACTGATCTTGCTTTCTTACCTCACCTCCATATCATCCTTACCCCTTTCCACATCTTCACCTCTCCGCTTGGCCCCACCGCTCTGAAAACCCTGATTCTCCCATCCCACccattctttctccctcccccttcttccttaCCCATCTCTACAACTTCCATGTCtgctcccaccccctctccctcagTCCTGGTCGCAGAGGTCATCAAGTTTTACTTCCCCAAGATGGTGGAGATGCACAATTATGTTCCTGCTAACTCTCTCCAGCAGAAGCTGAGCAACTGGGGTCACCTGAACAG GAAGGTGCTGAACAAATTGAGCTTCTCTGTACCAGATGACGTGATGCACAAGATTGCACAGTGTACCCCAGGCGTGGTGGAGCTGGTGCTCATTCCACTGAGGCAGTGCCTGGAGGAGCAGCAGAGGCGCAGGAAGCAGGGCACCAGCTCCTTACAG GAGCTGGCTCCCCAGGATGGCACTGACTACATAGATGTGG GTTTGTCCCAGAAGGCCCGAGGGGAAGGTGCTCCAGACCCCCAGGGAGGGGGGCAGCTCAGGTAA
- the CENPB gene encoding major centromere autoantigen B — MGPKRRQLTFREKSRIIQEVEENPDLRKGEIARRFNIPPSTLSTILKNKRAILASERKYGVASTCRKTNKLSPYDKLEGLLIAWFQQIRAAGLPVKGIILKEKALRIAEELGMDDFTASNGWLDRFRRRHGVVSCSGVARARSRSAAPRPPAAPASPPTVPSEGSGGGTTGWRAREEQPPSVAEGYASQDVFSATETSLWYDFLPDQAAGLCGSDGRARKATQRLSVLLCANADGSEKLPPLVAGKSAKPRAGQAGLPCDYTANSKGGVTTQALAKYLKALDTRMAAESRRVLLLAGRLAAQSLDTSGLRHVQLAFFPPGTVQPLERGVVQQVKGHYRQAMLLKAMAALEGQDRSGLQLGLMEALHFVAAAWQAVEPSDIATCFREAGFGGGPNATITTALKSEEEEEEEEEEEEEEEEGEGEEEEEEDGEEEEEGGEGEELGEEEEVEEEGDVDDSDEEEEEEEESSSEGLEAEDWAQGVVEAGGSFGGYGAQEEVQCPTLHFLEGEEDSESDSEEEEEDDDEEDEDDEDDDEDGDEVPVPSFGEAMAYFAMVKRYLTSFPIDDRVQSHILHLEHDLVHVTRKNHARQAGVRGLGHQS, encoded by the coding sequence ATGGGCCCCAAGCGGCGGCAGCTGACGTTCCGGGAGAAGTCGCGGATCATCCAGGAGGTGGAGGAGAACCCGGACCTGCGCAAGGGCGAGATCGCGCGGCGCTTCAACATCCCGCCGTCCACGCTGAGCACCATCCTGAAGAACAAGCGCGCCATCCTGGCGTCGGAGCGCAAGTACGGTGTAGCCTCCACCTGCCGCAAGACCAACAAGCTGTCTCCTTACGACAAGCTCGAGGGGCTGCTTATCGCCTGGTTCCAGCAGATCCGCGCCGCTGGCCTGCCGGTCAAGGGCATCATCCTCAAGGAGAAGGCTCTGCGTATAGCTGAGGAGCTGGGCATGGACGATTTCACTGCCTCCAACGGCTGGCTGGACCGCTTCCGCCGGCGCCACGGTGTGGTGTCCTGCAGCGGCGTGGCCCGCGCCCGGTCGCGCAGCGctgcccccaggcccccagcGGCGCCCGCCAGCCCGCCCACGGTGCCCTCGGAGGGCAGCGGTGGGGGTACCACGGGCTGGCGCGCTCGGGAGGAGCAGCCGCCGTCGGTGGCCGAGGGCTACGCCTCCCAGGACGTGTTCAGTGCCACTGAGACCAGTCTGTGGTACGACTTCCTGCCCGACCAGGCCGCGGGGCTGTGTGGCAGTGATGGACGGGCACGCAAGGCCACCCAGCGCCTGAGTGTCCTGCTGTGCGCCAATGCAGATGGCAGTGAGAAGCTTCCCCCACTTGTAGCCGGCAAGTCCGCTAAGCCCCGTGCAGGCCAAGCCGGCCTGCCCTGCGACTACACCGCCAACTCTAAGGGTGGTGTCACCACCCAGGCCCTGGCCAAGTACTTGAAGGCCCTGGACACCCGCATGGCTGCAGAATCTCGGCGAGTCCTGCTGCTGGCTGGCCGCCTGGCAGCCCAGTCCCTGGATACCTCGGGCCTGAGGCATGTGCAGCTGGCCTTCTTCCCGCCAGGCACCGTGCAGCCGCTGGAGCGTGGAGTGGTCCAACAGGTGAAGGGCCACTACCGCCAGGCTATGCTGCTCAAGGCCATGGCAGCACTAGAGGGTCAGGATCGCTCAGGCCTGCAGCTAGGCCTCATGGAGGCCCTGCACTTCGTTGCTGCAGCCTGGCAGGCTGTGGAACCTTCGGACATAGCCACCTGCTTTCGTGAGGCTGGCTTTGGGGGTGGCCCTAATGCTACCATCACTACTGCCCTCAAGAgcgaggaggaggaagaggaggaggaggaggaggaggaagaggaagaggagggtgaaggggaggaggaggaggaggaagatggcgaggaagaggaggaagggggggaaggagaggagctgggggaagaagaggaggtagAAGAGGAGGGTGATGTTGATGACAGtgatgaagaggaagaggaggaggaggagagctcTTCTGAAGGCTTGGAGGCTGAGGACTGGGCCCAGGGAGTAGTGGAGGCTGGTGGCAGCTTCGGGGGTTATGGTGCCCAGGAGGAGGTCCAGTGCCCTACCCTCCACTTCCTGGAAGGTGAGGAGGACTCTGAGTCAGAcagtgaggaagaagaggaagatgatGATGAGGAGGACGAAGATGACGAAGATGATGATGAGGATGGTGATGAGGTGCCTGTACCCAGCTTTGGGGAGGCCATGGCTTACTTTGCTATGGTCAAGAGGTACCTCACCTCCTTCCCCATTGATGACCGTGTGCAAAGCCACATCCTCCACTTGGAACACGACTTGGTCCACGTGACCAGGAAGAACCATGCCAGGCAGGCAGGAGTTCGGGGTCTTGGGCATCAAAGCTGA